From the genome of Streptomyces sp. NBC_01260, one region includes:
- a CDS encoding SDR family NAD(P)-dependent oxidoreductase: MSTTPTTTTDQEFAGRTALVTGGASGIGLALAHRLAAAGASVVVADYDEESARKAVAALESTGAKAAAVAMDVTDPASVEAGVRFAVDTFGALHLAVNNAGIGGPSSPTGEYAVEDWNRVVATNLSGVFYSMRYELPAIVAAGGGAIVNMSSILGTNGFAGSPAYVAAKHGVVGLTKTAALEYAAQNVRVNAVGPGFIDTPLLRNTEGPARDHLISLHPAGRLGTAEEVAELAAFLLSDRASFIHGSYHLVDGGYSAS; encoded by the coding sequence ATGAGCACCACCCCCACCACCACCACCGACCAGGAATTCGCCGGACGCACGGCCCTCGTCACCGGAGGGGCCTCCGGCATCGGACTGGCCCTCGCCCACCGGCTGGCCGCCGCCGGCGCGTCCGTGGTCGTGGCCGACTACGACGAGGAGAGCGCCCGCAAGGCGGTCGCCGCACTGGAGAGCACCGGGGCCAAGGCCGCGGCGGTCGCCATGGACGTCACCGACCCCGCCTCCGTCGAGGCGGGCGTGCGGTTCGCCGTCGACACCTTCGGAGCCCTGCACCTCGCGGTCAACAACGCGGGCATCGGCGGCCCGAGCAGCCCGACCGGCGAGTACGCCGTCGAGGACTGGAACCGGGTCGTCGCCACCAACCTCAGCGGCGTCTTCTACTCGATGCGCTACGAGCTTCCCGCGATCGTCGCCGCGGGCGGTGGCGCCATCGTCAACATGTCGTCGATCCTCGGCACCAACGGCTTCGCCGGGTCGCCCGCGTATGTCGCTGCCAAGCACGGCGTCGTCGGCCTCACCAAGACGGCCGCACTCGAGTACGCGGCACAGAACGTCCGCGTCAACGCGGTGGGCCCGGGCTTCATCGACACCCCGCTGCTGCGCAACACGGAGGGCCCCGCCCGCGACCACCTCATCTCGCTGCACCCGGCCGGACGCCTCGGTACCGCGGAGGAGGTGGCGGAACTCGCCGCGTTCCTGCTCTCCGACCGCGCCTCGTTCATCCACGGCAGCTACCACCTGGTGGACGGCGGCTACTCCGCCTCCTGA